One segment of Strix aluco isolate bStrAlu1 chromosome 4, bStrAlu1.hap1, whole genome shotgun sequence DNA contains the following:
- the SPTSSA gene encoding serine palmitoyltransferase small subunit A, giving the protein MALGSAWKQMSWLYYQYLLVTALYMLEPWERTVFNSMLVSIVGMALYTGYVFMPQHIMAILHYFEIVQ; this is encoded by the exons ATGGCGCTGGGCTCGGCCTGGAAGCAGATGTCGTGGCTGTACTACCAGTACCTGCTGGTCACCGCGCTCTACATGCTGGAGCCCTGGGAGCGCACCGTCTTCA ATTCCATGCTAGTTTCCATTGTTGGAATGGCACTGTACACGGGCTATGTGTTCATGCCTCAGCACATCATGGCAATATTGCACTACTTTGAAATTGTGCAGTGA